A window of the Bufo gargarizans isolate SCDJY-AF-19 chromosome 1, ASM1485885v1, whole genome shotgun sequence genome harbors these coding sequences:
- the FOXE1 gene encoding forkhead box protein E1, which produces MTAESQLSPTRATGAGTNLQQSSNLSMPVVKVEKEPASEANVSSGSLEVEDTAKGRRRKRPLQRGKPPYSYIALIAMAIAHSSDRKLTLGGIYKFIMERFPFYRDNSKKWQNSIRHNLTLNDCFIKIPREPGRPGKGNYWALDPNAEDMFDSGSFLRRRKRFKRTDLTTYPAYIHDTSMFPSLQVSRPSYPNSVYSNMTMSPTYSQQITPHSSVYYPSSSPVFGSSQSRVFSINTLIGHSSGTEHTQQASRSMSPEVNSPNANSCNYTGANYNSQTGGSSMLQRPTNPMSYSYPVPNSHLQVNQSSYSHGNTQLFGTSGRLAMPTSPVMNSDGMDFYGRMSPGQYTSLTAYNSNGQLASTNAYLRHATYSGNMDRFVPAV; this is translated from the coding sequence atgacagctgagagccaACTGTCCCCTACTAGAGCTACTGGAGCAGGCACCAACCTACAACAATCAAGTAACTTGTCTATGCCAGTAGTCAAGGTGGAGAAAGAGCCTGCATCTGAAGCAAATGTATCTAGTGGGTCTCTTGAAGTGGAGGACACTGCTAAAGGAAGAAGAAGGAAAAGACCCTTGCAGAGGGGTAAACCACCTTACAGCTACATTGCTCTCATAGCCATGGCTATTGCTCACTCTTCTGACAGAAAGCTTACCCTAGGAGGCATCTACAAGTTCATTATGGAAAGGTTTCCTTTTTACCGGGACAACTCAAAGAAGTGGCAAAACTCCATAAGACACAACCTTACCCTCAATGATTGCTTCATCAAAATCCCTAGGGAGCCAGGAAGGCCTGGAAAAGGCAATTACTGGGCCTTGGACCCTAACGCTGAAGATATGTTTGACAGTGGAAGCTTCCTTAGAAGAAGGAAGAGATTCAAAAGGACAGATCTCACCACATATCCAGCCTACATACATGACACTAGTATGTTCCCATCTCTGCAAGTGAGTAGGCCATCTTATCCTAATTCTGTGTATTCCAATATGACGATGAGCCCCACATATAGTCAGCAGATCACCCCTCATTCCTCTGTCTACTATCCTTCTTCTTCTCCAGTCTTTGGTTCTAGCCAGTCTAGAGTGTTCAGCATCAATACACTTATAGGGCATTCCAGTGGCACAGAGCATACTCAGCAAGCAAGCAGATCCATGAGTCCAGAGGTCAACTCTCCTAATGCCAACTCTTGCAATTACACTGGTGCAAATTATAACAGCCAAACAGGAGGAAGTAGTATGCTACAAAGACCCACCAACCCCATGTCATATTCTTATCCAGTGCCCAACAGCCACCTACAAGTGAATCAAAGTTCTTATTCACATGGTAACACACAGCTCTTTGGTACATCCGGCAGATTAGCAATGCCCACTTCTCCAGTGATGAACAGTGATGGCATGGACTTCTATGGTAGGATGTCTCCAGGACAGTACACCTCATTGACTGCCTACAATAGTAATGGACAACTAGCCAGCACTAATGCTTACCTTCGACATGCAACATACTCTGGGAACATGGACAGATTTGTGCCTGCAGTTTAA